One segment of Clostridium botulinum DNA contains the following:
- a CDS encoding ABC transporter permease has product MGVFINILEQGLLFSLVATGVYITYKILDFPDLSVDGTFPLGAAICAALLVKGVNPWITLIIASIGGAIAGGVTGFLHVKLKIANLMASILVMISLYSINLRIMGGKSNIPLFNTENIFKSSIPAIIIIVITVFIIKIILDLYLKTKAGFLLTAVGDNEQVVSSLGVNKNLIKVIGLMISNALVALAGAITAQYQGLSDVGMGTGTVVMGLAAVIIGSSIFGKLSFMKVTTLSILGSIIYKAAIAIVLKVGLNVNDLKLMTAVIVVIALCTNSGLFKVKRKSNKGGVSENVKSEATMQSV; this is encoded by the coding sequence ATGGGTGTTTTTATTAACATTCTAGAACAGGGATTATTATTTTCTTTAGTTGCAACAGGCGTATATATAACATATAAAATATTAGATTTTCCTGATTTATCTGTAGATGGAACATTTCCATTAGGAGCAGCGATATGTGCTGCACTTTTAGTAAAAGGTGTTAATCCATGGATTACACTTATTATAGCATCTATAGGTGGAGCTATAGCAGGTGGTGTTACTGGTTTTTTACATGTTAAATTAAAAATAGCTAATCTTATGGCAAGTATATTGGTTATGATAAGCTTATATTCTATTAATTTAAGAATAATGGGGGGAAAGTCAAATATTCCATTATTTAATACGGAAAATATATTTAAATCATCAATACCAGCTATAATAATAATTGTTATTACAGTTTTTATAATTAAAATAATACTAGACTTATATTTAAAAACTAAGGCAGGTTTTTTGCTTACTGCTGTTGGAGACAATGAACAAGTTGTATCGTCTCTTGGTGTAAATAAAAATTTAATTAAAGTAATTGGTCTTATGATTAGTAATGCTTTAGTTGCATTAGCTGGAGCGATAACAGCTCAATATCAAGGACTTAGTGATGTAGGTATGGGAACGGGCACAGTAGTAATGGGATTAGCTGCGGTAATTATAGGTTCATCAATATTTGGAAAATTATCTTTTATGAAGGTTACTACATTATCAATACTTGGTTCGATAATTTATAAAGCTGCCATAGCTATAGTTTTAAAAGTGGGTCTAAATGTTAATGATTTAAAATTAATGACAGCTGTAATTGTTGTTATAGCACTATGTACTAATAGTGGATTATTTAAAGTAAAAAGAAAAAGCAATAAAGGTGGTGTTAGTGAAAATGTTAAAAGTGAAGCAACTATGCAAAGTGTTTAA
- a CDS encoding replication-associated recombination protein A — MTPLAERMRPTKLEDFVGQKQIIGEGKPLYNIIKSKNIVNCILYGPPGTGKTTLANIMANYVDRKFYKLNATTASVKDIQEIASSLDTLLGYNGVVVYIDELQHFSKKQQQSLLEFIEKGQITLIASTTENPYFVLHKAILSRCNIFTFKPLTTDDIKFGVVKAIERAIENGMEIKYTDDAISYIAEISQGDYRKAYNILELGIISSLKRTLEITAEYIEELEQSHIRFDASGDEFYNSLSALQKSIRGSDVDAAIHYLARLIKSGNLTAIVRRLGVIVAEDIGLAHPNALTVVNSGLELVLKVGLPEAQLILSELVIYLATLPKSNSAYLAIKSAMQDLENKNVGDVPMHLKDAHYSGAQKLGVGGYKYPHDYSNNYVKQQYMPQELRDTIYYIPQENKYEGSIKNYWKNIKE, encoded by the coding sequence ATGACGCCATTAGCTGAACGAATGAGACCGACTAAATTAGAAGATTTTGTAGGGCAAAAACAAATTATCGGTGAGGGGAAACCATTATATAATATTATCAAAAGCAAAAATATAGTTAATTGTATATTATATGGACCACCAGGGACAGGAAAAACAACATTAGCTAATATTATGGCTAATTATGTTGATAGAAAATTCTATAAATTAAATGCAACTACAGCATCAGTAAAAGATATTCAAGAGATAGCTTCTAGTTTAGATACTTTATTAGGATACAATGGAGTTGTGGTTTATATAGATGAACTTCAACATTTTTCAAAAAAACAACAACAGTCTTTGTTAGAATTTATTGAAAAGGGTCAAATTACATTAATTGCAAGTACGACGGAAAATCCATATTTTGTTTTACATAAAGCAATTTTAAGTAGGTGCAATATATTTACTTTTAAACCGTTAACTACAGACGATATAAAATTTGGCGTAGTAAAAGCTATAGAAAGAGCTATTGAAAATGGAATGGAGATAAAATATACAGATGACGCAATTTCATATATAGCTGAAATCTCACAAGGCGATTATAGAAAAGCTTATAATATCCTGGAATTAGGTATAATATCTAGTTTAAAGAGAACTTTAGAAATTACAGCAGAGTATATTGAGGAATTAGAGCAATCACACATACGATTTGATGCATCAGGAGATGAATTCTATAATTCATTAAGCGCATTGCAAAAGAGTATTAGAGGTAGTGACGTAGATGCAGCAATTCACTATTTAGCTAGATTAATAAAAAGTGGCAATCTAACTGCTATTGTTAGAAGGTTAGGAGTTATAGTTGCAGAAGATATTGGTTTGGCTCATCCAAATGCATTAACAGTTGTAAATTCCGGTTTAGAATTAGTGCTAAAAGTTGGATTACCAGAAGCTCAATTAATTCTATCTGAATTAGTTATTTACCTTGCAACATTACCAAAGTCAAATAGTGCATATTTAGCAATAAAGAGTGCAATGCAAGATTTAGAAAATAAAAATGTAGGAGATGTGCCTATGCATCTAAAGGATGCTCATTATAGTGGTGCACAGAAATTAGGGGTTGGAGGATACAAGTACCCTCATGATTATTCAAATAATTATGTAAAACAACAGTATATGCCACAAGAATTAAGAGATACGATTTATTATATACCTCAAGAAAATAAATATGAGGGTAGTATAAAGAATTATTGGAAGAACATAAAAGAATAG
- a CDS encoding helix-turn-helix domain-containing protein — translation MNRNIIGKKVRIIRKLKNLTQEELIAIIQLKCLSIDRPMLSRIETDSREVYDFEVKAIAEALDISVDELFIQN, via the coding sequence ATGAATAGAAACATTATTGGTAAAAAAGTAAGAATAATAAGAAAATTAAAAAATTTAACTCAAGAAGAGCTTATTGCAATAATACAACTGAAATGCCTAAGCATTGATCGACCAATGCTCTCTCGAATAGAAACTGATTCTAGAGAAGTATATGATTTTGAAGTTAAGGCTATTGCTGAAGCATTAGATATATCAGTTGATGAACTCTTTATACAAAATTAA
- a CDS encoding ABC transporter ATP-binding protein gives MLKVKQLCKVFNSNTINESRVFNNLSLEVKKGDFISIIGSNGAGKSTLLNIISGTIESDSGIILIDGNDVSVKSEFIRSKDIGRVFQNPSLGVAPNMTILENISLADNKGKKYGLTFAINKKRIETYKEILSELHLGLEDKLYNKVQLLSGGQRQALTLLMAVMSKPKLLLLDEHTAALDPKTSEKIMDITRGIVKESGITTLMVTHNLKHALESGNRLFMMHRGEIVIDVKGKEKYDLNTEKLLSLFERVNVKDELSDRSLFA, from the coding sequence ATGTTAAAAGTGAAGCAACTATGCAAAGTGTTTAACTCTAATACCATAAATGAAAGTAGAGTATTTAATAATTTATCTTTAGAAGTTAAAAAAGGAGATTTTATAAGTATAATAGGGTCTAATGGTGCAGGTAAATCTACATTATTAAACATTATTTCAGGAACAATAGAAAGTGATTCAGGAATAATATTGATAGATGGAAATGATGTGTCTGTAAAATCTGAATTTATTAGATCTAAAGATATAGGACGAGTTTTTCAAAATCCTTCATTGGGAGTAGCTCCTAATATGACAATACTTGAAAATATTTCTTTAGCAGATAATAAAGGTAAAAAATATGGCTTGACTTTTGCTATAAATAAAAAAAGAATAGAAACATATAAAGAAATATTAAGTGAACTTCATTTAGGTCTTGAAGATAAACTTTATAATAAGGTACAACTCCTTTCAGGAGGACAAAGACAAGCACTTACGTTATTGATGGCAGTTATGTCAAAACCTAAATTATTGCTGCTGGATGAACATACAGCAGCATTAGATCCTAAAACATCTGAAAAAATAATGGATATAACAAGAGGTATAGTAAAAGAAAGTGGAATAACAACATTGATGGTTACTCATAATCTTAAACATGCATTAGAAAGTGGTAATAGATTATTTATGATGCATAGAGGTGAAATTGTTATTGATGTAAAAGGAAAAGAAAAGTACGATTTAAATACAGAAAAACTATTATCTTTATTTGAAAGAGTAAATGTTAAAGATGAATTAAGTGATAGAAGTTTATTCGCTTAA
- the moaC gene encoding cyclic pyranopterin monophosphate synthase MoaC, protein MENKFNHFDNEGNAIMVDVGNKNATERIAIASGKIRVNRDTFLAIEQGTAKKGDVLGVARVAGIMAAKKTSELIPLCHPLMITNCTIDFELLPKTLEVEVTSKVKVTGNTGVEMEALTAVSTTLLTIYDMCKAIDKAMEIDNIHLRRKTGGKSGDFINE, encoded by the coding sequence ATGGAAAATAAATTTAATCATTTTGATAATGAAGGCAATGCAATTATGGTAGATGTGGGTAATAAGAATGCAACTGAACGTATTGCTATTGCATCAGGAAAAATAAGAGTAAATAGAGATACATTTTTAGCTATTGAACAAGGAACAGCAAAAAAAGGTGATGTTTTGGGAGTGGCAAGAGTAGCTGGAATTATGGCTGCTAAAAAAACATCTGAATTAATACCATTATGTCATCCTTTAATGATAACAAACTGCACTATTGATTTTGAGCTTTTACCTAAAACTTTAGAAGTTGAAGTTACTTCTAAAGTAAAAGTAACAGGAAATACTGGTGTTGAAATGGAAGCGTTAACAGCTGTATCAACAACTCTTTTAACTATATATGACATGTGTAAGGCCATAGATAAGGCTATGGAGATAGATAATATTCATTTAAGAAGAAAAACAGGTGGAAAAAGTGGAGATTTCATTAATGAATAA
- the moaA gene encoding GTP 3',8-cyclase MoaA, whose protein sequence is MKDQYNRTIDYLRISVTDRCNLRCKYCMPKDGVEYLQHDEILTFDEIITICKSMVKLGIRNIKITGGEPLVRKDIVNLIKDIKSIKGIENVTLTSNGILLYDYLDDLEAAGLDGINISLDTLDRKKYEDITRKDGISNVLKSIEKAVNSNIPSIKINCLIMKDFNENEILSIARFAKDERIDVRFIEMMPIGLGDMNEIVFQEKIKNIIEEEYGTMKNNFRKIGNGPAKYYTLDNFKGKLGFISAVSHRFCKTCNRIRMTSDGVLKLCLQYNYSLDLKKALRAGINEEEFISMVKKAIYNKPKHHNFLEFKREDNLEERKMVQIGG, encoded by the coding sequence ATGAAAGATCAGTATAATAGAACAATTGATTATCTTAGAATTTCAGTTACAGACAGATGTAATTTGCGTTGTAAATATTGTATGCCAAAAGATGGAGTGGAATATTTACAGCATGATGAAATATTAACTTTTGATGAGATAATTACTATATGTAAAAGTATGGTTAAGTTAGGGATTCGTAATATAAAAATCACAGGTGGAGAACCTCTTGTAAGAAAAGATATAGTTAATCTTATAAAAGATATAAAGAGTATAAAAGGAATTGAAAATGTTACTCTTACAAGTAATGGGATACTGTTATATGACTATTTAGATGATTTAGAAGCCGCAGGATTAGATGGAATTAATATTAGTTTAGATACTTTAGATAGAAAAAAATATGAAGATATTACTAGAAAAGATGGTATAAGCAATGTTTTAAAATCAATAGAAAAAGCTGTTAATAGTAATATTCCTTCAATTAAAATAAATTGTTTGATTATGAAAGATTTTAATGAAAATGAAATTTTATCTATTGCTAGATTTGCAAAAGATGAAAGAATTGATGTTAGATTTATAGAAATGATGCCAATTGGATTAGGTGATATGAATGAAATTGTTTTTCAAGAGAAAATTAAAAATATCATAGAAGAAGAGTATGGAACTATGAAGAATAACTTTAGAAAGATTGGAAATGGCCCAGCTAAATATTACACATTAGATAATTTTAAAGGGAAGCTTGGCTTTATCAGTGCTGTAAGTCATAGATTTTGTAAAACATGCAATAGAATTAGAATGACATCAGATGGGGTGTTAAAATTATGTTTACAATATAACTATAGTCTGGATTTAAAAAAAGCTTTAAGAGCCGGAATCAATGAAGAAGAATTTATTTCTATGGTTAAAAAAGCTATTTATAATAAACCTAAACATCATAATTTCTTAGAATTTAAAAGAGAAGATAATTTAGAAGAAAGAAAAATGGTACAAATAGGAGGATAA
- a CDS encoding nucleotidyltransferase family protein has product MFFEDNEKLNKYKNKLKVGGVIVAAGLSSRMGKFKPLLPLNNTTIIQSAINSMFEANVDEISVVLGFRGEDIEKVVKSEYDINNLKNQTLKLVYNNEYFKTDMLKSIKIGINKLENCDIIFILPGDMPAISSETFKKLLIKKLETDSKIIFPTFLGRAKHPVLLDKKCIPFICNYQGDGGLRKALENIPYDILYMPTDDYGCTLDADTKDEYENLIKYYNKGAKA; this is encoded by the coding sequence ATGTTTTTTGAAGATAATGAAAAATTAAATAAATATAAAAATAAGCTAAAAGTTGGAGGCGTAATTGTTGCAGCAGGTTTATCAAGCAGAATGGGAAAATTTAAACCGTTGTTACCTTTAAACAATACAACAATTATTCAGTCGGCAATAAATAGTATGTTTGAAGCTAATGTTGATGAGATTAGTGTTGTTTTAGGATTTAGAGGAGAAGATATTGAGAAAGTAGTAAAAAGTGAATATGATATTAATAATCTAAAGAATCAAACTTTAAAATTAGTATATAATAATGAATATTTTAAAACAGATATGTTAAAATCTATAAAAATAGGAATAAATAAACTGGAAAATTGTGATATAATATTCATATTACCGGGAGATATGCCGGCAATTTCAAGTGAAACATTTAAAAAATTATTAATTAAGAAACTGGAAACTGACTCAAAAATAATTTTTCCTACCTTTTTAGGGAGAGCTAAGCATCCAGTATTACTTGATAAGAAATGTATTCCGTTTATATGTAATTATCAAGGCGATGGTGGATTAAGAAAAGCATTAGAAAATATACCATATGATATTTTGTATATGCCAACAGATGATTATGGTTGCACATTAGATGCTGATACGAAAGACGAATACGAAAATTTAATAAAATACTACAATAAAGGAGCGAAAGCTTGA
- the xdh gene encoding selenium-dependent xanthine dehydrogenase → MYKINVNGKEFTLEEDKKLLSFLRDDLRITSVKDGCSEGACGTCTILVDGKAMKACIQKVSKFEGKKVITVEGLSKREQDVYTHCFAEAGAVQCGFCIPGMVLAAKGLLDNNLNPTRADVKKAIRGNICRCTGYVKIEQAILMAADYFRDNMEIPEKEKSAHISERFKRVDAEEKILGTGIFVDDVQLPGMIYAKALRSKYPRARVNKIDLTQALKHEDVVKILIAKDVPNNKIGHLVQDWDVMIAEGDITRYIGDALALIATNHKETLDEVINLIEVDYTELPAVTSPTDALKGDAPLVHSTGNILRKEYLKRGNADEAIKNSKYVVTRKYKTPFQEHGFMEPECAIAMPEGDDGVLLYTGSQSVYDERREISNMLQIPEEKVHCQSKLVGGGFGGKEDMSVQHHAALMAWYTKKPVKVKFSRQESLNYHTKRHAMELEFTTACDENGKLTAMKAILIADTGAYASLGGPVLQRACTHAAGPYNYQNIDILGMSIYTNNVVGGAYRGFGVTQSCFATENNINLLAEMIGMDPWDFRYINAVRPGEVLPNGQVADESAAMVECLEAIKDDYKNNPNAGLAIGFKNSGTGVGLKDIGRCILSIEDGIIHIRTSASCMGQGIATMCTHMVCETLGIDPNLTYHERPDTVRTPNSGTSTASRQTVLTGEATKRAALKLKEALDKVESLKDLEGKEYFGEFSAITDPMGSPKENPVSHVSYSYAAQVVLPDEDGKIKEVIAAYDVGTVVNPQSVEGQIEGGVIMGLGYALTENFAVKDGYPQIKLGTLGLIRSTEAPDVKVKLVKGPGEIPHAYGAKGVGELCLIPTAPACAHAYYKLDRKLRTELPLKNTFYKK, encoded by the coding sequence ATGTATAAGATAAATGTAAATGGAAAAGAGTTCACGTTAGAAGAAGATAAGAAATTATTGTCTTTTTTAAGAGATGATTTAAGAATTACATCAGTAAAGGATGGCTGCAGCGAAGGGGCTTGTGGAACATGTACTATATTAGTAGATGGAAAGGCAATGAAGGCATGTATTCAAAAGGTATCTAAATTTGAAGGAAAAAAAGTAATTACAGTTGAAGGGTTAAGCAAAAGAGAACAAGATGTGTATACACATTGTTTTGCAGAAGCAGGAGCTGTTCAATGTGGTTTTTGTATTCCAGGAATGGTATTAGCTGCAAAGGGGTTATTAGATAATAATTTAAATCCAACAAGAGCTGATGTGAAAAAAGCGATACGTGGGAATATATGTCGTTGTACAGGATACGTAAAAATTGAACAAGCTATTTTAATGGCTGCTGATTATTTTAGAGATAATATGGAAATACCTGAAAAGGAAAAATCAGCTCATATATCGGAAAGATTTAAAAGAGTGGATGCTGAAGAAAAAATATTAGGAACAGGCATATTTGTGGATGATGTTCAATTACCAGGAATGATTTATGCAAAAGCGTTACGTTCTAAATATCCACGTGCACGTGTAAATAAAATTGATTTAACACAAGCATTAAAACATGAAGATGTTGTTAAAATTTTGATCGCAAAGGATGTTCCTAATAATAAAATAGGTCATTTAGTTCAAGATTGGGATGTTATGATTGCTGAAGGCGACATAACTAGATATATTGGGGATGCATTAGCATTAATTGCCACTAATCATAAAGAGACTTTAGACGAAGTAATTAATTTAATAGAAGTAGATTATACTGAATTACCAGCTGTAACTTCTCCAACAGATGCGTTAAAGGGTGATGCACCACTTGTTCATTCAACAGGAAATATTCTAAGAAAAGAATATTTAAAAAGAGGAAATGCAGATGAAGCTATTAAAAATTCTAAATATGTTGTAACAAGAAAATATAAGACACCGTTCCAAGAACATGGATTTATGGAACCAGAATGTGCTATAGCGATGCCAGAAGGTGATGATGGAGTGTTGCTATATACAGGCTCTCAATCTGTATATGATGAAAGACGTGAAATTTCTAATATGTTACAAATACCAGAAGAAAAAGTACATTGTCAATCTAAATTAGTTGGTGGAGGATTTGGCGGAAAAGAAGATATGAGTGTACAACACCATGCCGCATTAATGGCATGGTATACTAAAAAGCCAGTAAAAGTTAAGTTTTCAAGACAAGAAAGTTTAAATTATCATACAAAACGTCATGCTATGGAACTAGAATTTACAACAGCTTGTGATGAAAATGGTAAGCTTACTGCAATGAAAGCGATTTTAATTGCAGATACAGGTGCATATGCATCTTTAGGTGGACCAGTGCTTCAAAGAGCTTGCACACATGCAGCAGGTCCTTATAATTATCAGAATATTGATATATTAGGTATGTCAATATATACAAATAATGTAGTTGGAGGAGCTTATAGAGGTTTTGGAGTAACTCAAAGTTGTTTTGCAACAGAAAATAATATTAATTTACTAGCAGAAATGATTGGTATGGATCCATGGGACTTTAGATATATTAATGCTGTTAGACCAGGAGAAGTATTACCAAATGGACAAGTTGCAGATGAGAGTGCAGCTATGGTTGAATGTTTAGAAGCAATAAAAGATGATTATAAAAATAATCCAAACGCTGGACTTGCAATAGGGTTTAAGAATAGTGGTACAGGTGTAGGATTAAAGGATATTGGTAGATGTATATTATCAATTGAAGATGGAATTATACACATTCGTACTTCAGCTTCATGTATGGGGCAAGGAATAGCAACTATGTGTACTCATATGGTTTGTGAGACATTAGGGATTGATCCAAATTTAACCTATCATGAAAGACCTGATACTGTTCGTACTCCAAACTCAGGAACAAGTACAGCATCTAGACAAACAGTGTTAACAGGGGAAGCAACTAAAAGAGCAGCATTAAAATTAAAGGAAGCTTTAGATAAAGTGGAATCATTAAAAGATTTAGAAGGAAAAGAATATTTTGGAGAATTCTCAGCAATTACTGACCCTATGGGATCTCCAAAAGAAAACCCTGTAAGTCATGTTAGTTATAGTTATGCAGCACAAGTTGTTTTACCAGATGAAGATGGAAAAATAAAAGAGGTTATAGCTGCATATGATGTTGGGACAGTTGTAAATCCACAATCTGTTGAAGGTCAAATTGAAGGTGGAGTTATTATGGGGCTTGGATACGCATTAACAGAAAATTTTGCTGTAAAAGATGGATATCCACAAATTAAATTAGGAACATTAGGTTTAATAAGATCAACAGAAGCACCTGATGTAAAAGTAAAACTTGTAAAAGGACCAGGAGAAATACCTCATGCTTATGGAGCAAAAGGTGTTGGTGAATTATGTTTAATTCCAACAGCTCCTGCTTGCGCACATGCTTATTATAAGCTTGATAGAAAACTTAGAACGGAATTGCCATTAAAGAATACATTCTATAAAAAATAA
- a CDS encoding molybdopterin-binding protein: MKLIDTKNSVGHVLCHDITQIIKDVKKGTAFRKGHIVTEEDIPVLLSLGKDHLYVWEKKEGFFHENEAAEVLLKICENDNMTNSEVKEGKIELIASCEGLLKIDIDKLKKINMLDEIIIATRHNNTIVKKGDKLAGMRVIPLIIDGKKLESAKKIGEGVPIIELKNFVKKKVGIVTTGNEVYYGRIKDTFSPVIKEKLSKFDVEIIGQTIVNDDTDNITNAIRSYIDKGADMVICTGGMSVDPDDLTPSAIKSTGAKIISYGAPVLPGAMFLLSYYNDNIPILGLPGCVMYAKQTIFDLVLPRIMADEKISKDDLASLGHGGLCLSCEKCTYPNCGFGKV, from the coding sequence ATGAAACTTATTGATACAAAAAATTCAGTAGGTCATGTTCTTTGTCATGACATTACTCAAATAATAAAAGATGTAAAAAAAGGAACTGCGTTTAGAAAAGGTCATATAGTTACAGAAGAAGATATACCTGTATTATTATCTTTAGGAAAAGATCATTTATATGTATGGGAAAAGAAAGAAGGTTTTTTTCACGAGAATGAAGCTGCAGAAGTATTACTTAAAATATGTGAAAATGACAATATGACTAACAGCGAAGTTAAAGAAGGTAAAATAGAATTGATTGCTAGTTGCGAAGGATTATTAAAAATAGATATTGACAAGCTAAAAAAAATAAATATGCTTGATGAAATTATAATTGCAACTAGACATAATAATACCATAGTAAAAAAAGGTGATAAATTAGCAGGAATGAGAGTAATTCCATTAATTATTGATGGAAAGAAATTAGAAAGTGCAAAGAAAATAGGGGAGGGCGTACCTATTATAGAACTTAAGAATTTTGTAAAGAAAAAAGTAGGTATTGTAACCACTGGAAATGAAGTTTATTATGGAAGAATTAAAGATACATTTTCTCCTGTAATAAAAGAAAAATTATCAAAGTTTGATGTTGAAATAATAGGACAAACTATTGTGAATGATGATACAGACAATATAACTAATGCAATTAGATCGTATATTGATAAGGGTGCAGATATGGTTATTTGTACTGGCGGAATGAGTGTAGACCCAGATGATTTAACACCAAGTGCGATTAAATCAACAGGAGCTAAAATAATATCTTATGGCGCACCAGTTTTACCTGGAGCAATGTTTTTACTTTCTTATTATAATGACAATATTCCTATTTTAGGATTACCAGGTTGTGTTATGTATGCAAAACAAACTATTTTTGATTTAGTTTTACCAAGGATTATGGCTGATGAAAAAATATCTAAGGATGATTTAGCATCACTAGGTCATGGGGGATTATGTCTTTCATGCGAAAAGTGCACATATCCTAATTGTGGATTTGGAAAGGTATAG
- a CDS encoding MOSC domain-containing protein, with the protein MGKVMGICISEKRGTQKKRIDKANFIQDFGIENDAHAGKWHRQVSLLSYEKIEDFKAKGAEVNDGAFGENIIVQGFNLKALPIGSVLTCGNIILEITQIGKECHAHCEIYKKMGECIMPTNGVFAKVIEGGQMKIGDEIEIASGIEKMY; encoded by the coding sequence ATGGGTAAAGTAATGGGAATTTGTATTAGTGAAAAAAGAGGTACACAGAAAAAAAGAATTGATAAGGCAAATTTTATTCAGGACTTTGGAATAGAAAATGATGCTCATGCTGGAAAATGGCATAGACAAGTGAGCTTACTATCATATGAAAAAATAGAGGATTTTAAAGCTAAAGGTGCAGAGGTAAATGATGGCGCATTTGGTGAAAATATTATAGTGCAAGGATTTAATTTAAAAGCTTTACCAATAGGGAGTGTATTAACTTGTGGAAACATTATATTAGAAATAACTCAAATAGGAAAAGAGTGTCATGCTCATTGTGAAATTTATAAAAAAATGGGTGAATGCATTATGCCTACTAATGGAGTGTTTGCAAAAGTAATAGAAGGCGGGCAAATGAAAATTGGAGATGAAATTGAGATTGCATCTGGTATAGAGAAAATGTATTAA